In a single window of the Cucumis melo cultivar AY chromosome 11, USDA_Cmelo_AY_1.0, whole genome shotgun sequence genome:
- the LOC127143941 gene encoding pectinesterase inhibitor-like, with translation MAKNSCPIIVSLVEILLFTIISNAASSTDVISTICPKTSNPPFCSNLLKSSGITNIKGLAVYTLNLTHTNAQKSLTLANSLAKTTTNPQLKQRYSSCAKSYDEVVGDIENAQKNLAIGDFNAVNIVTSGAMTEIDDCQDKFVQPPKDTSLLLKNGKTLNDICSIILVVSNLL, from the coding sequence ATGGCCAAAAACTCTTGTCCCATTATTGTCTCTCTCGTTGAAATTCTTTTATTTACCATAATTTCAAATGCAGCATCATCTACCGATGTCATTTCCACCATTTGTCCAAAAACCTCAAACCCACCATTTTGTTCAAATTTGTTGAAATCTTCAGGCATTACGAATATAAAAGGTTTGGCTGTATACACCTTAAACCTCACCCATACAAATGCTCAAAAATCTTTGACCCTAGCCAACTCACTGGCAAAAACCACCACCAATCCTCAACTTAAGCAACGATATTCGTCTTGTGCTAAGAGCTATGATGAAGTTGTTGGTGATattgaaaatgcccaaaagAACTTGGCCATTGGTGACTTTAATGCTGTCAATATTGTAACTTCTGGTGCCATGACAGAGATTGACGACTGTCAGGATAAGTTTGTGCAACCACCAAAGGATACGTCGTTGCTTTTGAAGAATGGCAAGACGCTAAATGATATATGCAGCATTATTTTGGTTGTATCCAATCTTCTTTGA